A segment of the Triticum urartu cultivar G1812 chromosome 1, Tu2.1, whole genome shotgun sequence genome:
GACTTCCTTGGATATCCATACTATGATATATACAGTGAGCACTGCTAAAATGGAAATATTTTTCTCGTTTTGTGTCTAACAGCTGTCATTATTTATAGTTTCTCCATGTTTGAATTTCTGTGCATATATAATATATTCAATGACATTATTGTACATCCATCTGTGTTCATTCTAATGTTCATGTTATTATACTTCTCATTCAATTCTTTTTTCTGGAGCACTGCAGATGAATTATGAAGATTTCTGCCATATTGCCACAGTGTGCACAGAGCAAATTGGCCAGAAATGCAAACGCTTCTTTAGCCCTTCGAACTTTATGAAGTTCGAGAAGGATGATTCTGGGAGAATTGCAATCTTACCATTCTATCTTTATGTTATGCGAACAGTAAGTTATTTTGTTAACTCTAGCAGTTTGATTTGTATGAGTATGTTGTGCTTCATTTTTAGGCTTTTAGTTGTAATGAACTATATGCAACAAAAGCCTACACTGAAATTTTTCCTTCCATTCTTACCCGATTAAGATTTTGGTGCATAATGTAACTACGTAAGTGGCACTCAACAATTGCTCCATCTGTTTGTAGTTCATTGCCATGCCATTTTTGTTGAGTTTGTTAAGAATTAGGAGGTATTTCCTTGTCTTTATAGAGAAACAACTGTCAATAGTACTGGTATTTTCAGAACACAAGAACCTGAAATAGGTAATGGCATAATGCACCAAAACAAGCTAAAAACAATCACCTTATACCAGATTGAGAATCATGCAAGACTGGACCGCTAGATAGTAATATAAATATATAATATCACAAGTTTGAACTCTCAGCAGCCACTTATGTTGAAATGAGCTGTTTTTATGTATCACTTTGCTAACTGTTTCTACTTTCAGGTTTCTCTTACTCAAGCAAGAATTGATATGAGTGAACTTGATGAGGATTCTGATGGTTTCCTTCAACCTCATGTATGGACTTCCCAACACATGTTAATGAAATTTCATACCTTAGAAGTATGTCACATTCTTTAATTTTATTTGCAGGAAATGGAAGCATACATCAGAGGACTTATTCCCAATTTGGCACAACTGCGTGACATGCCATCAGCCTTTGTTCAAATGTACTGCCGCATAGCTGCACGGAAGTTCTTTTTCTTCTGTGATCCACACAGACGAGGTACAAAACTGGACTTTTAATACAGTGGAATTGACATGCAAATTGTTCTTTATGCAAGGAATTGTCTTTCATAATCGTCTGCTTTTCAGGGAAAGCATGCATAAAGAAAGTATTGTTGAGCAATTGTCTTCAAGAGCTAATGGAATTGCATCAGGTAATAGCTATATGGATCACATGCTTTGGTGTGCAAATTTGGTCATCTTGTACTTTAGTGTATGATTGCACTATACAATATATTCTGGACTGTTGTTCCCTGTTGGTTCTCATCAACTTTATTTTCAGGAGAGTGAGGAAGAGGTAACGGATACCGAGCAGGCTGAAAATTGGTTTTCCTTGACTTCAGCTCAGCGCATATGTGGTATGTTAGCTGCCCTCATTTTTCTTTTGCCATTGAGGTCATTTTCTTGCACCAAGTTACATTGTTTTTCATTCCCGTGCAGTATATACTCTATTTAATTGGTATGCTATTGTCATCCCTCTGCAGATATGTTCCTTGCACTAGACAAAGATACAAATGGCACACTGAGCAAACAAGAGCTGAAGGAATATGCTGATGGCACACTAACAGAAATCTTCGTCGAAAGAGGTTAAAATCTGCTCTCTGCTCTGCTTTCATTATTTCTTCTAAAGCACCTTAACCAAATGGGGAACATAAACTCTTAGCATGCTACTCCAAATCTTCAATGTTCTAATGCTCTTAATACACAGATCATTGATGTCTTCTTATAGTCTTCAGTAATGTATACAGAATAACAATGCAGTTCTACTTTTCAGTTTTTGATGAACATGTACGCCGAAGCAAAGTTGGAGGTGGCAACAGTCGTGAGATGGATTTTGAGAGCTTTCTCGACTTTGTTTTGGCCCTAGAGAACAAAGACACCCCTGAAGGGCTGACATACTTATTTAGATGCCTTGATCTCAACGGAAGGGGATTCCTGACAACTGCTGATATTCATACTCTATTTAGGTATGTATGGGATAGTTTGTAATATGACTGTAGTTTATATGGTGATGGTAGCTATTTTTTCTACAGTTATTTTGGTGTTAACCTACCTATATTTTGTTCATGGATGTACTGATGCAACCCCCTTCATTCCCCACTTTACTTTGTCATGCATATTCCATTTAGCTGAAAATATCTGCCTGGCAAAGGGAGCCGAAGTAGGAGAAACATATGGTTATTCATAATCATTATAGGAGTAATTACCTGTTGTCCGCACAAGACATAGCACCATTCTCTTCAAAGTTGAGAACAACCTTGATAAATCTTGACCAGCCTTTTGTTAATCTCTTCCTCAATAACTTTATATCATAGTGTGTATtaaataatactccctccgttcctaaatacttgtctttctagacatttcaaatgactactacatacggatgtatgtagacatattttagagtgtagattcactcattttgctccgtatgtagtcacttgttgaaatgcctagaaagacaagtatttaggaacggagggagtaactgGCAGTAATTTATTCGGAAGGAAAACCGTATTCAATGATGCCCTTGTGTCTAATgcttggtcctatttatagtgcaTAGGCTTTCCCGTGAAATCCTGTTTTCTGAACAGGGGTTCAAACAATTCTGTACTTATTCGTTTCACCAAATTGGGCCTTAAAAgagtgttcttcatgttctgggaAACAAATTATATTCTGGAAGAAAAGAAAGGAGGATGTGAGAGTTAGCATTCCTGCCTGATACCATCTTCCTAGATTTAGTCTGCCATGTTTATGTGCTTGCTGAACTTCCGGACTGTTCTGCTGGCCTCAACAGGCAGGACATCATTGTTTTAATACTTtttaatatggatcggagggagtaccttTTTTACACTCTCAAGTTCCCTATCTCTTTGTACTAATCAGTTGCACTATGTTAGGTATGAAACCTGAAGTGAGTAAGTCATTTGCAGTAGTATCCATGAACCTGGAACTAAACTTGGGGTTGGGCCGTGGTACTCTAAAGCAGGTTTTGGGCACCACCTAGGTGCATCCACACCCTATACTTAAGCATCTGGAATGTAGTGTAAAGCTGCATGAATAGGGAACTTTACTAGGAGACTCCCGCAGTTCCTTCCTTGTATAGTTTGATTAACTGCACAATCATCTAACAACCATTTGCATATTTTTTTATTAGGAATCACAGTTCACAGTGTCAGTTATTAAGAGAGAAACAGTCATACATGAGAGATGTTATGCTATAGATTTTATGTCAAATCTTTGAAGTTATAATCCAAGGCATATTCTGCCACTAGTCTTACACGAGATGCGATTGCAGGAATATTAATGTGACCAAAATTTTAATGGCTGTGGCCCTCTCACAATACCTACAGGCTAAAATATTAATGCGATGCCAATTGTGAAATCAGAATGTGTTGAATAAACACCTTATATTTGGTATCATAGTTGTGTCATTTCTTAGTAATCTTTGATTGCTTTTCTAATCCAAAAATCACATTGGAAAATTTCTCTCTATTGACCTCATGACAACCGAGCAGCCATTTTGTCTCATGCAATGGTGTAATTGTTTACAGAGATGTGCACCAGAAGTGGATCGAGGGGGGGAACTACGAGCTTTGCATCGAAGACGTAAGGGATGAAATCTGGGACATGGTGAAACCAGCTGACCCTCTCAGGATCGCACTCGCGGATCTCCTTTCCTGCAAGCAAGGCGGGACTATTGCCAGCATGCTTATAGATGTCCGAGGCTTCTGGGCCCACGACAACAGAGAGAACCTCCTCCAGGAAGAGGAGGAGCAAGTGGAAGAGGCTTGAGTGCCAGGCAACAAACTATGGTGCTCCGCTGTCTCAGCACTGGTGCAGCCAGCATGTGCTCCCTGCCTGCGTTATTGTAGTTTACGTAGTTGTATTAGGCCTGTTGTATAACTTGTGTAAGTGTGCCATTTGTGTGAGTGGGTTAAATCCGAGTGATTACGAGTTTGTAAGTGTGGCGTGGTGGTGCAGGCTAACTGTGTATCATTCTCAGGGCTTGTTTGAACGGTGAAAGCCTCAGTATGTGAAGTATTTACT
Coding sequences within it:
- the LOC125549285 gene encoding probable serine/threonine-protein phosphatase 2A regulatory subunit B'' subunit TON2, with the translated sequence MSTASADVGDAGDGASSAATAPAGRRIPPASSMPWVRNLRRFVGTGAGLGSEALMELETKRILLEIFKERQRKSAEAGSIPSFYKKKPEDGSISNRVQRLAKYRFLKKQSELLLNADDLDAMWVCLRENCVIDDATGAEKMNYEDFCHIATVCTEQIGQKCKRFFSPSNFMKFEKDDSGRIAILPFYLYVMRTVSLTQARIDMSELDEDSDGFLQPHEMEAYIRGLIPNLAQLRDMPSAFVQMYCRIAARKFFFFCDPHRRGKACIKKVLLSNCLQELMELHQESEEEVTDTEQAENWFSLTSAQRICDMFLALDKDTNGTLSKQELKEYADGTLTEIFVERVFDEHVRRSKVGGGNSREMDFESFLDFVLALENKDTPEGLTYLFRCLDLNGRGFLTTADIHTLFRDVHQKWIEGGNYELCIEDVRDEIWDMVKPADPLRIALADLLSCKQGGTIASMLIDVRGFWAHDNRENLLQEEEEQVEEA